Part of the Crossiella cryophila genome, CCGACCCGTTCACCACCACCGTGCGGGTGACCGTGATGACGCTGCGCAAGAAGCTCGGCGAACCGGGCATCATCGAGACCGTGGTCGGCTCCGGCTACCGGGTGCCGGTCAACGCCGGAGCGGAGCCCGCTGATTCCTGACACCCAGCCCGCCGCCGAGGCCGGCGCGCTGCGCCGCCGCCGCGGCCCAGGGCTGCGGGTGCGGCTGACCCTGCTGGCGACCTCCCTGGTGGCGGCCGTCAGTCTGCTGCTGCTCTGGCTGGGCTGGATGCTCGTCGGCGGGGTGGTCGACCAGTACCCGACCTTCCCGCCGAATGCCAAGATCCGGGTACTCGGCCAGGACCTGCCGCCGTCCCAGGTGCACGAGATCCTCAAGGAGAACGCCCGCGAGGTCGTGCTCAACTCCGGCGCGATCGCCTTCGTCTGCATGGTGCTGGCCACCGCGATCCTGGCCTGGGCGCTGACCGGCCGGGTGCTGCGCCCCCTGCACGAGGTCACCCACACCGCGCACCGGCTGTCGGTGGAGTCCATGGACGAGCGCATCGCGCTGCGCGGCCCCCGCGACGAGGTGGCCGAACTCGCCGACACCTTCGACGCCATGCTGGACCGCCTGCAGGCGGCCTTCGAGTCCCAGCGCCGCTTCGTGGCCAACGCCAGCCACGAACTCCGCACCCCACTGGCCGTGGTCCGCACCGAACTCGACGTCACCCTGGCCGACCCGGACGCCGACGTCGCCGAACTACGCCGGATGGCAGGCGTGGTCCGCACCGCCACCCTGCGCGCCGAACACCTGGTCGAAGCCCTGCTCCTGCTCGCCCGCACGGACGCCGTCGGCGTCTCCGTCCGCGAACCCGTTGACCTGTCGGCGGTCGTGCACAGCGCCTGGTCGGCGGCTCGGGCCGCTGCCGAGGAACGTGGTCTGCACATCGAGTTCGACACGCCGGCCGTGCAGGCTGTGGGGGATCCGGTGTTGCTGGAGCGGCTGGCGGGGAATCTGCTGGAGAACGCGGTGCGGCACAACGTGGACGGCGGGTGGATCAAGGTCCACACGGCGGCTGACCCGAAGCGGGCGACGTTGCGGGTGACTTCCTCGGGTGGGCGGATCTCGTTGGAGCGGGTGGCGGAGTTGTTCGAGCCGTTCCGGCGGGGCGGGGCGGAGCGGACCGCGCACCGGGGGGCTGGGTTGGGGTTGTCGATCGTGCGGTCGGTGGTGCAGGCGCATGGGGGTGAGGTGGCGGCTGATCCGGTGCCGGGCGGGGGGCTGGACGTCACCGTGACCCTGCCGATCGCGCCGTGACTCCCGGTGTGTTTGCCGTTGTGGGACAAGGTCAAAAGCTACAGGCGTCCTCGCCGGACGGGCAGAAATCAAAGGATGGGGAACCGCTCGGGGGATGTTTGAAAAGCCACCCCGTCTGCTGGTGTTCGGGCTTCGCCCGGTCGCGGCGCGTCAGAACCGCCTAGCCGCAGCGTTCCCGGGCTTCGCCCGCCTGCCCCCAACGCTCCCCGCTCCGGGCTTCGCCCGCCCGGCGTCCCACAACGGCCAACGTGGCGTACAAGAACCGCCAACATGGCGTACAAGAACGGCCAACACGCGCGGAGGGTTGAAACCCTCGCCGGCGTGTTGGCCGTTCTTGTACCGCGTGTTGGCCGTTTTCGTACGGTGTGTTGGCCGTTGTGGGACGCCGTGTTGGCTGTTGTGGGTGGGACGGCTGGGGGTCAGAGCCTCGGCTCGCCTGTGTCATAACGGCCAACGTGGCGTACGACAACGGCCAACACTCGGGGTGGGGTGGGGGTGGTTAGCGGACTTCGACGAATAGGGGGTTGGTGTAGCACCACAGGTCTTGCCAGGGGTTTGCGGCGCCGGGGATGTCCTGGATGGGTTCTAGGCCGCCGGGGGTGTGGCGGTTGCCGTCGGTGCCGCGGACTCGGACGTAGAAGGAGTCGCGGACGTCGCGGAAGGTGTGTTTGAAGGCGACCACCTGGCCGGGGCGGAACCGCGGTTCGTAGGAGCGGGCCACTGTGGTCTCCGGGGCGTGCACGGACTGGCGGTTCGTCGACCTGCCGGTGATCGTGCCGCGGATCAGGTCCAGGCGGGCCAGCTTCGGCACCTCGCCGCCGGTGTGCGGGCGGGCGGCCAGGCGGGCCAGGACCACGACGGTGATGTCGGTGCCGCGGCGGACGCGCAGGCGGCCGCCCAGGCCGACCGGCCAGGAGAGGCGGTCGTTGGCGAAGGCGTGTACTTCGAGTTGCTGGGCCAGGCCGCCGTGGGTGACGAAGGTCCGGCCTGCGCGCAGGCCGTCCATGACGCCCCGGTAGCTGCGTTCGGTGGCGCCGACCACGGTGCGGCTGAACTCGCCGGGGTAGAAGTCGCAGTACGGCGGCTGGGTCTGGGCCGGGCCGCCGGGGAGGGGGTCCAGGTGTTTGCCGACGCGGTCGTACAGGTCGCCGGGTTCGGGCTGGCGGATGATGGTGTCGCGGAAGTTGAAGTGGCTGTCGGAGTTGCTGGTGATCCACCAGCTCCGGCCCTCGGCCAGCAGCGAGTCCCACAGGCCGCCCAGGGTGGCCGTCACCCAGTCGAAGCCGCCGAAGGTGCGGTAGGTCTCGGGCGGGAAACCGGGCCAGGAGTCGGCGCCGGGGGAGTTGCCGTAGCCGCCGCGGTGGCCGCCGCTGCCGCCGGGCTTGGGGTGGCCGTCGCACTGGGCGCCGGGCGCGCCCTCCATGCCGATCACCACGTTGGGGGCGGCGTCGTGCCAGTTGCGGAGTTCGGCGGGGGCGATCCGGCCGTTGCGGGACGGGTGGTTGACCACGACCAGGCCGCCGCGTTTTTCCAGCCAGCGCAAGGCTTCCAGGGCCTTGGCCTCGTTGGCGGGGGTGCTCGCGCCGGTGTTGGTCAGGCGGGAGTCGAAGGTGCGCTCGAACTCGCGCAGCAACGCGGCCTCGTCCCGGCTGGGCGGCAGGAACACCGTGGCGTGCTCGGCCGCCGGCATGTTCCACTCCAGGCCCTGCCACAGCAGCAGGCCGGGGTGCCTGCGGCGGGCGGCCACGATGTCGGCGTGCGCGGGCTCCACCGAGTTCGCCTCGTGTGCGACGTGGCCGTGGTCGGAGAAGACCAGCCAATCCGCGCCGTGCCGCCGCGCGCCCGCGACCACCTGGTCCACGGTGTACATCGCGTCGTTGGAGTACTGGGTGTGGATGTGGTGATCACCCACCAGCCAGCGGTGCGGGCTGGGCAGCCGGGGCAGCCCGAGGTCCAGATCAAGATCCAGATCGAGGTCGACGTCCAGGTCGATCCCCGCGTTCGCCGTGCCCGCGCCCAGCAGCGGCGCACCCACCGCGGCCGCACCCACACCGCGCAGGAACCCGCGGCGACCCACCTGACCCATCCTGACCTCCTGGTTAGTCCGGGTGACCGTAGACAGCCGAGATGACCGGCAGGTGGACTCGGTGGAAACGTTTAACCGGCGGCCCGGTGCACGGACGGACTGACCCCACGGGTCCGCTTGAACGCCGAGCTGAAGGCGAACCCGTCCGCGTAGCCGACCCGCCTGGCCACCCTGGCCACCGTCTCGTCCGGATCGCGCAGCAGGTCCGCGGCCAGCGCCATCCGCCAGCCGGTCAGGTAGGTCAGCGGCGGCTCGCCGACCAGTTCGGTGAACCGGCGGGCCAGCGTCGCCCTGGACACCCCGACCTCCGCGGCCAGCGCCGCCACCGTCCAGGTCCTGGCCGGATCGGCGTGCAGCGCGCGCAGCGCGGCCCCGGCCACCGGATCGCTCAGCGCCAGGTACCAGGCAGGCGGGTTGGCCTCGGGCATGTTGAACCAGCAGCGCATGGACAGCACCAGCAGCAGGTCCAGCAGCCGGTCCAGCACCAGTTGCTGGCCGGGCTCCTCGCTGTCGATCTCCAGTTCCAGGATGCGCAGCAGCGCGCACGGACCTTGGTCATCGGGCAGCACCAGCAGTGGCGGCAACGCGCTGAGCAGCCGCTCGCTGATGTCGCCGTGCACCTGGTAGGCCGCGCTGATCAGCACCGCCGGACCGGTCGGCGCCTCGCCGAAGGTGCGCGGGCCCAGGCACAGCTGCTCGCAGAGGTCGGTGCCGTCCGGGCGCACGCAGCGTTCCGCGTCCAGCACGATCACCCCGGCCGGGGTGTCCGGGCGGTCGGCGACCTTGTACACCTGCGGGCCGCGCACCAGCGCCACGTCCCCGGCCCGCAGCAGCCGCGGCTCGCCGTGCTCCGGCACGATCCACGCCTCGCCGCTGAGCAGGGTGCACAGGGTCAGCCGGGCCGGGTTGCGGAACTCCAGCCCCCACGGCGGACTCATGATCGACCGGCTGAACAGCGCACCCCGCGCCCGCACGCCCTGCAACAGGTCAGCCAACGCGTCCATGCCCTCACCTTAGACGGATGGACATGCGTTCGAGCTTCCTGGCCATAGATCGTCTCAGTTTTCGCTGTTTGACTTGCGGACATGAGCAAACAGACGATCTTGGTGCAGGCAGGGACCGGCAAGACCGGCAAGCGGGTGGCCCGGCTGCTGCGCGAGCAGGGCCACACCGTGCGGATCGCCTCCCGCTCGGGCGAGCCCCGGTTCGACTGGGCGGAGGAGTCCACCTGGGGACCGGCGCTGGCCGGGGTGGACGCGGTGTACGTGGTGCCGCTGGACGCCACCGGCGACGAGCACGAGCAGCTGACCCGGTTCGTGGCCACGGCCACCGCCGCCGGGGTGCGCAGGCTGGTGATGCTCTCCGCCCGCGACATCGACACCTTCGCGGCGGTGAACTCCCTGGTCGCCGAGCGCGCGGTGCGGGAGAGCGGGGTGGCCTGGACCATCCTGCGGCCGGGCTGGTTCAACCAGAACTTTGACGAGGACTACTTCGACGCGGCGGTGCGGGCCGGTGAGGTGCTGCTGGCCACCGGGGACGGCCTGGAGCCGTTCATCGACGCCGAGGACATCGCCGAGGTCGCGGTGGCCGCGTTCACCCAGGACGGCCACGACGGGCAGATCTACGACCTCTCCGGCGCGGAGCTGCTGAGCTTCCCGCAGGCGGTGGGGATCATCGCGGCCGAGCTGGGCCGGGAGATCCGGGTGGTCGACCTGGAGCCTGCCGCCTACGCCGGGCAGATGGCCGGGCAGGGCATGCCGCTGGAGTTCGCCGAGCTGATCGCCCGGCTGTACCAGCGGATCCGGGAGGGCAAGGAGGCCCACCTCTCCGACGGCGTGCAGCGGGTGCTGGGCCGGGAGCCGCGCACCTTCGCCGCCTACGTCAAGAACGCGGTCGCGGCCGGCGCCTGGAACTGAGCGCCGAAAAGGGGCGCCCCCCGCGATGGGAGGCGCCCCTTTCGACGTGCTGGGTCAGGCGGTGTCGCTGGTCAGGCGGTGGGCACGCTGGCCACGCCGGGGGCAAGGAACCGCTTGCCGGTGACCTTCTCCGAGATGCCGGTCCGGTCCAGGTACGGGGTGATGCCGCCCAGCCAGAACGGCCAGCCCGCGCCGAGGATCATGCACAGGTCGATGTCCTGCGCCTCGGCCACCACACCCTCGTCGAGCATGATCCGGATCTCCTGGGCCAGTGCCTCCAGGGCCCGGTTCTTGACCTCGTCGCCGGTCAGCGGCTTGTCGCCGAACTCCCAGAGCGCGGTGACCTCGGGGTCCACGCTCTGCTTGCCCTGGGCGTCCCACTGCCAGACGGCGGCCTTGCCGGCGGCCACGAACTTCTTCATGTTCGAGCTGACGGTGAACCGGTCCGGGAACGCGTGGTGCATGGTCTCCGAGACGTGCAGCGCGACCGCGGAACCCACCAGCTGCAGCAGGATCATCGGGGTCATCGGCAGGCCGAGCGGGTCGGTGGCCTGGTCGGCGACCTCGAAGGAGGTGCCCTCGTCCACGGAGTTGATGACCTCGCCCATGAACCGGGTGAGCAGCCGGTTGACCACGAACGCCGGGGCGTCCTTGACCAGCACGCTGGACTTCTTCAGCTCCTTGCCGACCGCGAAGGCGGTGGCCAGGGTGGCGTCGTCGGTCTGCTCGGCGCGCACGATCTCCAGCAGCGGCATGACCGCGACCGGGTTGAAGAAGTGGAAGCCGACGACCCGCTCCGGGTGCGCCAGCTTGCTGGCCATGTCGGTGATGGACAGCGAGGAGGTGTTGGTGGCCAGCACGCACTCGGCGGAGACGTGCTCCTCCACCTCGGCGAAGACCTGCTGCTTGACCGACAGCTCCTCGAAGACGGCCTCGATGACGAAGTCGGCGTCGGCGAAGGCGGCCTTGTCCAGCGAGCCGGAGACCAGCGCCTTGAGCCGGTTGGCCTCGTCGGGGGAGACCCGCTTCTTGCCGAGCAGCTTGTCGATCTCGCCGTGCACGTAGCCGACGCCCTTGTCCACCCGGGCCTGGTCGATGTCGGTGAGCACCACCGGCACCTTGAGCCGACGGGCGAACAGCAGCGCCATCTGGCTGGCCATCAGGCCGGCGCCGACGATGCCGACCTTGGTCACCGGGCGGGCCAGCTTGCGGTCCGGCGCGCCAGCCGGGCGCTTGGCCCGCTTCTGCACCAGGTTGAACGAGTACAGCCCGGCCCGCAGCTCATCGCTCATCACGACGTCGGCCAGGGCCTGGGTCTCGGCCGCGTAGCCCTTGGTCAGGTCGTTCTCGCGGGCCAGTTCCAGCAGCTCAAGGGCCTTGAGCGCACCGGGGGCGGCGCCCTTGGTCTTGCCGTGCACGATGGCCTTGGCCCGAGCAACGGCCTGGTCCCAGCCCTCGCCGCGGTCGATCTCCTTGCGCGGCGGGGTGATCTCGCCGCCGAGCACCTTGGTCAGCCAGACCAGCGACTGCTCCAGGTAGTCCGCGGACTCGAAGACCACGTCCACGATGCCCAGTCCGGCGGCCTGCTTGGGCTTGAGCATCCGGTTCTGGTTCAGCGCGTTCTCGAAGATCACGGTGACCGCGTCGTTCGCGCCGATCAGGTTCGGCAGCAGCTGGGTGCCGCCCCAGCCGGGGAACAGGCCGAGGAAGACCTCGGGCAGCGCCAGCGCCGCGGTGTTGCTCGACAGCGTGCGGTAGTGGCAGGACAGTGCCAGTTCCAGGCCGCCGCCCATGACCGCGCCGTTGACGAAGGCGAAGGTGGGGATCGCCGAGTCGGTGAAGCGGCGGAACACGTCGTGGCCGAGCTGGCCGATCGCCACGGCCTGGTCCCGGGAGGTGGCCTTCTCCACCGCGGACAGGTCGGCGCCGACGGCGAAGATGAACGGCTTGCCGGTGACCGCGATGGCCGCGGGCTCGGCCGCGGTGGCCGCGGTGAAGGCGGCGTCCAGGCTGAGCAGGCCCTGCGGGCCGAAGGTGGACGGGCGGGTGTGGTCGTGCCCGTTGTCCAGGGTGATCAGCGCGACCGGCTTGTCCAGGCCGGGCACGCGCAGCAGGCGGGTGACCGCGTGGGTCACGACCTCGTCGGGGAAGAGGGTTTTGGCTTCCTCAAGGGTGAAGGTGCTCACTTGCTTTCCCCGTTCCACAGCGGGTTCTCCCAGATCACGGTGCCACCCATGCCGATGCCGATGCACATGGTGGTGATGCCGTAGCGCACGTCGGGGCGCTCGGCGAACTGGCGGGACAGCTGGGTCATCAGCCGCACGCCGGAGGAGGCCAGCGGGTGACCGGTGGCGATCGCGCCGCCCCACTGGTTGACCCGAGGGTCGTCGTCGGCGATGCCGAAGTGGTCCAGGAAGGCCAGCACCTGCACCGCGAACGCCTCGTTGACCTCGAACAGGCCGATGTCCTCGATGGACAGCCCGGCGATCTTGAGTGCCTTCTCGGTGGCAGGCACCGGTCCGACGCCCATGACCTCGGGCTCGACCCCGGCGAAGGAGTAGGCGACCAGCCGCATGCCGATGGGCAGGCCCAGCTCGCGCGCGGTCTCCTCCTCGGCCAGGATGCAGCCGGTGGCGCCGTCGTTGAGACCGGCCGCGTTGCCCGCGGTGATCCGGCCGTGCGGGCGGAACGGGGTCTTCAGCTTGCCGAGGTCCTCGACCGTGGTGCCGGGGCGCGGCGGCTCGTCGGCGGAGGCCAGGCCCCAGCCGTGCTCGGTGGAGCGGGTGGCGACGGTGACGAACTCGGGCCCGATCTTGCCGGCCTTGACCGCCGCGTCGTACCTGGCCTGCGAGGTCGCCGCGAAGGCGTCGGTGCGCGCCTTGGTCAGGTGCGGGAACCGGTCGTGCAGGTTCTCCGCGGTCTGCCCCATGACCAGCGCCGAGGTGTCGACCAGCCGATCGGCCAGGAATCGCGGGTTCGGGTCAACGCCCTCACCCATGGGGTGGCGGCCCATGTGTTCGACGCCGCCGGCGATGGCGATGTCGTAGGCGCCGAAGGCGATGCCACCGGCGACCGTGGTCACCGCGGTCATCGCACCCGCGCACATCCGGTCCACGGCGTACCCGGGCACCGACTTCGGCAGCCCGGCCAGCAACGCGGCGGTCCGCCCGATGGTCAGCCCCTGGTCGCCGATCTGCGTGGTCGCGGCGATGGCGACCTCGTCGACCCGCTCCGGCGGCAGTTCGGGATGGCGGCGCAACAGTTCCCGGATGACCTTGACGACGAGATCGTCGGCGCGGGTCTCCGCGTAGATGCCCTTGGCACCGGCCTTGCCGAACGGCGTGCGAACGCCGTCGACGAAGACCACGTCCCGAACGGCGCGCGCGCTGGCGCTGCCGGGTTTCGCCGGCGCAGGTGCGACCACGGCGTGCTCCTCACTCAGTGCTGAACCCCTGACATCGGCCCGCGGCGGCTTCCGCTGCGCTGCTACCGGCCGGTAACACCACTCTAGCGCGTATTACTCACTGGTAACTACGGGGATCGCGCTGTCGAGTGGGTCACACCAGTCTTTCGGTGTGGGCGGGTGTTCGCGTGGCCGGGGGCGATGTGGCTGGGGCCAGGTGTGGCCGGGGACTGGGGGCGAGGTGGGTGATGGCGGGCCGACTGGGCCGTGCCGGGCCGTGCCGTGCCGGGTTGGACCGGGTTGGACCGGGTTGGGCTGGGCCGGCGAGGCGAGGCGAGGCGGAGAATCGCTGGTTGGTGGCTCGCGAACGCTGTAGGAGGTCGCCTGGGGAATCGATGAGTGGTCGATCACTCACTCAAGATGAGTATGGCCATGGTGCTGATCGACCGGGTCATTCGCCGCACAGCCATGCGCGAGCGGGACGGCGATCCCAGCCCATCGGCTGACCAGCACTCCCACCTCGCGGCGTTGCGACACACCACCCGGTTCTCGTGCTTCACCGCACGGGGCCGGGTCTTTTTCTGCCCGGACTCAGCCCGAGGTGGAGACAGGCACCCGCCCGCCCCCACCACCGCCTCAGTCCTTCTCCGCCGCCTTCTCCGTAGCCTTCGGCTGCGCCAGCAAGGCCGCCGCCAGCAGCTCACCCACCTGCTCCACCTGCCAGTTCCGGGCCCCACCAGCCGCCAGCGCCGCCCGCACCGACCCAAGGTCGATCTCGGCAGGCGGCTGCCAGCACAGCCGGCGCACCAGGTCCGGCTGGGCCAGGTTCTCCACCGGCATCCGGAGTTGCTCGGCCAGCGTCGTCAGCGCGCCGCGCGCCGCCACCAGGCGGGCCGCGGCGGCGGGGTCGCGTTCGGCCCAGCGGTTGGGCGGCGGGGGGCCGTCGTGCTGGGGCGAGGGGTCCGGGAGGTCGGACTTGGGGAGTTCGCGGGCCTCGAGCAGGGCGCCGGACCAGACGTCGGCCATCCGGCGCTGGGCCCGGCCGCGGAAGACCGGCAGGGACAGCAACTCGGCGTGGCCGGTGGGGTCGTGCAGGGCGGCCTCGACGATGGCGGAGTCCGGCAGGACGCGGCCGGGGGCGATGTCGCGTTGCTGGGCGATGGTGTTGCGGGCCTGCCAGAGTGAGCGGACCGCGGCGTACTGGCGCGGGCTGCGCAGGCGGTGGATGCCGGAGGTGCGGCGCCACGGTTCGGCGCGCGGGGGCGGGGGAGCGGCGGTGCGGACCGCCTCGAACTCCTCCAGGCCCCAGGCCAGTTTGTTCTGGCTGATCAGCTCGGCCTCCAGGGAGGCGCGCAGCTCCAGCAGCAGTTCGACGTCCAGGGCGGCGTAGGCCAGCCAGTCCGCGGGCAACGGCCTGCGGGACCAGTCGGCGGCGCCGTGGCCCTTCTCCAGCCGGAAGCCCAGCTGGCGTTCGACCAGGGCGCCGAGAGCCACCCGCTCGAACCCGGCCAGCCGGCCGGCCAGCTCGGTGTCGAACAGGGTCTCCGGACCCAGGCCGAGTTCGTGCAGGCACGGCAGGTCCTGACTGGCCGCGTGCAGCACCCACTCAGCGGGGTTGAGCACCTCGGCCAGCGCTTCCACCCGGCCATTGACCGCGACCGGGTCGATCAGCACCGTGCCGGCGCCCTCGCGGCGGATCTGCACCAGGTAGGCCCGCTGCGAGTACCGGTATCCGGAAGCACGTTCGGTGTCCACCGCGAATGGCCCCGTACCGGCGGCCAGCATCGCGGCGGCCCGCCTGACACCATCAACAGTGTTGATGACATCAGGAACGCCACCGGAGGGGGTGGTGAGCAACGTCAGTTCCGGTTGCTCACCCGAGTCGTTGACAGCGGTTCGGCCTACATCCACGGCCGTGACCCTATGCGTCAACGGTGCGCTCAGACAGTCGAGATCCACTGAAGTAGGCTGACCGGCACGGTGCGCCAACCGGAAACCGCTGGTCAGAGGCTGATCCAACGCTTTCCGATCTTTCCGTACCGGCCAACCACACCCCGGTCGTCATGGGGTCCGGACTTCGTGTGCCGGGCGTGTCCGCGCTCTGCAACGCACCCGACAGCGAAACTCGAACCCCCTCGGCTGAGGAGTCAGCGGATAACGCCGGCACGCATGGCCAGCGCTACCATCTGAGCCCGGTCCCCGGTTCCCAGCTTGCGCCCTATCCGCGACAGGTGAGACTTCACCGTGAGCGCGGACAGGTTCAGTGCTTCGCCGATCTCCTTGTTCGAGCGGCCGTCGGCTACCAGCTGCAGCACTTCGACCTCTCGCGCGGAGAGTTCCCTCGGCGTGTTGTCCGTACCGGGCACCCTGGTTCCGGCAGCAAGCACCGGAGCCACGCTGGGATCGGCATAGACGCCACCCTCGAGGACCCTGCGCACCCCGTCGGTGACCACCATCGGCGAGGCGGACTTCAGCAGGTAGGCCTGAGCGCCTGCCTGGAAGGCCGCACGCACCGCGTACGGGTCATCGGAGGATGCCAGGACCACGATTCGTGGCCAGCCCTGGGCACGAAGTTCCGTGACCAGGTCAATGCCGCTCCCATCCGGAAGCCCGAGATCCAGTATCGCGAGATCGCATGGCCCCGTGGCCAGGGCACGCGCCCTCGCCTCGGCCACCGATGCGGCCTCGTGCACCGTGCCGGCTCCCATCTGCATCAGTCGAGCCGCAATGGCCTCCCTCAGCAATGGGTGGTCATCGACCACCAGCACCGAAAACAGCTCTTCCCGCGGGTGCGGGACCATGTTCGCCGGCAAAGTGCCGGCTGGCGTGGTTCGAACGGCCTGTCCTAAGCCGACGGCAGCCACGTCACTACCTCCCTGGAGTCGGTCGTGCCCCCCGACCGGCACCGGGACTTTCGACCGATCGGCCGCGCCACCGATCGACCGAAAGTGGTGTCGTCGGGAGGAGCGTAGCCGCCCAAGCGGGTCAGTGGGACGATCAATTGGGTATCTGTCCCGATCGGGTTGTCACTTTGACGTGGTCTGATCACACGATCGGGCGGTCCCTCGGATGGTGGTTAACGCCGGGCCGTACACAAACGACATGAAGGATTTGCACTATGCCGACCAGCGGGTCGTTAGGCCGTTCGCAGGAGCTTCTCCGGCGGGTTCCGCTCGTCGACGGGCACAACGATCTGCCGTGGGCGATCCGGGACAAAACGGGCGGGGACCTCACCGCGATCGAGCTGACCGTCGAGCAACCCGGTCTGCACACCGACCTCGTCCGGCTGCGCCACGGTGGCGTGGGCGCTCAGTTCTGGTCGGTCTACGTGCCGTGCCGCTTCCTCGAGCATCGCGCCGTGACGGCGGTGCTGGAACAGATCGAGCTGGTTCACGAGCTGGTCGAACGGTACCCCGAACAGCTCCGGCTCGCTCGGTCCGCGGCCGAGGTGCAGTCCGCCTTCGCCGACGGCCGGATCGCCTCGCTGCTCGGCGCCGAGGGCGGGCACTGCATCGGGGAGTCCCTCGGGGCGCTGCGCGCGCTGTTTCGCCTGGGTGTGCGCTATATGACGCTCACCCACAACGACAACACGCCGTGGGCGGACTCGGCCACCGACCGGCCGGTCGCGGGCGGTTTGACCGATTTCGGCCGCGAGGTCGTGCGTGAGATGAACCGCCTCGGCATGCTGGTCGACCTCTCCCACGTCGCGCCCAGCACCATGCGGCACGCGCTGGAGACCAGTGTCGCGCCGGTGATCTTCAGCCACTCCTCGTGCAAGGCGGTCACCGACCACCCGCGCAACGTGCCCGACGACGTGCTGCGCGAGCTGGCCGCCAAGGGCGGCGTGTGCATGATCACGTTCGTGCCCGCGTTCGTCTCGGCCGACCCGGTGCGCCGGGCCAGGCGGGCCGACGTGGTGGCTCACCTGGAACACGCGCGCGAGGTCGCGGGCATCGACCACATCGGATTGGGCGGCGACTACGACGGGACCGGCGAACTCCCGGACGGACTGGAGGATGTCTCCAGGTATCCGGAGTTGTTCGCCGACCTGATGGACCGTGGCTGGTCCGAGCAGGACCTCACCAAGCTGGCGGGCGGCAACGTGCTGCGGGTGCTGGAGCAGGCGGAGAAGGTCGCCGCCGAACTCCGCAGGCCCGGCTGACCAGCCGCCGCACCGCTGCCCGAGTGATCGC contains:
- a CDS encoding HRDC domain-containing protein codes for the protein MDVGRTAVNDSGEQPELTLLTTPSGGVPDVINTVDGVRRAAAMLAAGTGPFAVDTERASGYRYSQRAYLVQIRREGAGTVLIDPVAVNGRVEALAEVLNPAEWVLHAASQDLPCLHELGLGPETLFDTELAGRLAGFERVALGALVERQLGFRLEKGHGAADWSRRPLPADWLAYAALDVELLLELRASLEAELISQNKLAWGLEEFEAVRTAAPPPPRAEPWRRTSGIHRLRSPRQYAAVRSLWQARNTIAQQRDIAPGRVLPDSAIVEAALHDPTGHAELLSLPVFRGRAQRRMADVWSGALLEARELPKSDLPDPSPQHDGPPPPNRWAERDPAAAARLVAARGALTTLAEQLRMPVENLAQPDLVRRLCWQPPAEIDLGSVRAALAAGGARNWQVEQVGELLAAALLAQPKATEKAAEKD
- a CDS encoding response regulator → MAAVGLGQAVRTTPAGTLPANMVPHPREELFSVLVVDDHPLLREAIAARLMQMGAGTVHEAASVAEARARALATGPCDLAILDLGLPDGSGIDLVTELRAQGWPRIVVLASSDDPYAVRAAFQAGAQAYLLKSASPMVVTDGVRRVLEGGVYADPSVAPVLAAGTRVPGTDNTPRELSAREVEVLQLVADGRSNKEIGEALNLSALTVKSHLSRIGRKLGTGDRAQMVALAMRAGVIR
- a CDS encoding dipeptidase; its protein translation is MPTSGSLGRSQELLRRVPLVDGHNDLPWAIRDKTGGDLTAIELTVEQPGLHTDLVRLRHGGVGAQFWSVYVPCRFLEHRAVTAVLEQIELVHELVERYPEQLRLARSAAEVQSAFADGRIASLLGAEGGHCIGESLGALRALFRLGVRYMTLTHNDNTPWADSATDRPVAGGLTDFGREVVREMNRLGMLVDLSHVAPSTMRHALETSVAPVIFSHSSCKAVTDHPRNVPDDVLRELAAKGGVCMITFVPAFVSADPVRRARRADVVAHLEHAREVAGIDHIGLGGDYDGTGELPDGLEDVSRYPELFADLMDRGWSEQDLTKLAGGNVLRVLEQAEKVAAELRRPG